The following are encoded in a window of Dictyostelium discoideum AX4 chromosome 6 chromosome, whole genome shotgun sequence genomic DNA:
- the xacA gene encoding RhoGAP domain-containing protein (pleckstrin homology (PH) domain-containing protein) — MSRQIIFGIDLETIVTTQNQAAFISEVPKIVAQVIEWLDKFNAVNEEGIFRIPGNGVTIQEIKKSFDEGKGDLSKFNSSDIHSVAGVLKLYLRELPEPLFIWRYYSTFIKVIKNPDHLQRALHLRMLCYGLPKVNRDLVLSLMVFLNKISLNNRVNKMTSQNLATVFAPNILRPQKETLNQIMEDSAYVTSIIKTFVDEISFISKQSNHLSTSIDDIPSVSLPKSPSNYSVSSGGDSVSSLEEENLYATALYPYQASGQWHLPFKKDDKIVLLDIKSEEGWLKGELNGKIGYFPASYVEIIAIPPPVGTPQTLIPIPDFDSQQDLSTISSPILSSSTTSSSSSISTDSNLSSNNNNNNNNNNNNSTPILSSTSTTTTTTTTINNNNSNNTFQPISVSKSSSFSKSTISTNPSSKSSSNLLISNPPPVNKSTTTATSSSPDITKIIGAPPNKLTAPPPLVPPTFTAPPPLSAPPPLISPTSTLTSSSNTAFTAPPTTSTTNGGNSPSGSSLNIGGGGNNSRAGSFLQSNIGGGGSNTTSPDLSKIMSTTPKLSFSSGIMMPPSLGIPPPLLPSKFLGNLSSSSGNISPPISNSGGSRNGSFLDSPPPPPPLSIPPTPLQNIPPPLQNIPPPITTPTKTTTTTVRSNSPSLLPIDLANLPPPPFSPCSPEPPQIQNLNINTDLPPPPPPPNFIDNATTTTTTTDDEDSNNSNLNIYNLPPPIFNIGDIDFKNFENGELAPMDISFIPLPPPLPAVVPANIPPPPPPPPKKLDRKDSYIHKKKMSQEKENEIKKKRRERAEETLTTEQTYVKQLTVVYDNFIEPYKKTQKCHGLTGEEFMDIFNCLEVILSSHKTNLLKPIEDRMLVWDSKPQMGDIFLNNTSFIKLYKHYVNNYDKSIRTLKQCKEKYDGFKTYMASLDYSEKLSNLSLESFLILPIQRLPRYVMLLQDLLKYTANDHEDFNQLCEALSTIKDLTESINTKKSEEDNNTKILQVQEQIKDMPPNTMTLRKRFVTEGALTLKKDKYYVFLFTDAMILTKPGKEKKKFKNIINLSTASLNTTDEQNVLKVISQEGTFKFSTDNPAEREHWVKDIKDAIDTARQDLIQTAFGESTTLNEGSKGFNKIQDEKNMLKKQKLAQELALSEEEYVDSLTYIYNVFLQPIKKSIDTPNQLVSYQENLEISSNFETLFSCHKTFLIALKERIAEWDSKPLMSDIFMEKAGFLKLYNYYVQNHTRSLQVLEHCIEKYPLFAIHLKRIESDQNTELKVLLAQPLRRVSKYYLVLREILQYTRPKHDDYDALNRVVANLKDQTDKFNANSTSQMSAEAGSKSPSQKYKTIKLTKNSKQPSQFFV, encoded by the exons atgtctcgtcaaataatatttggtATTGACTTAGAGACAATTGTAACAACACAAAATCAAGCAGCATTTATATCAGAGGTACCAAAAATTGTAGCACAAGTAATCGAATGGTTAGATAAATTTAATGCTGTAAATGAAGAAGGTATTTTCAGAATTCCAGGTAATGGTGTAACAAttcaagaaattaaaaaaagttttgatGAAGGTAAAGgtgatttatcaaaatttaattcttcagATATTCATTCAGTTGCtggtgttttaaaattatatttaagaGAATTACCAGaaccattatttatttggagATATTATTCAACATTTATTAAAGTTATAA aaaatcCTGATCATTTACAAAGAGCATTACATTTAAGAATGTTATGTTATGGATTACCAAAAGTAAATAGAGATCTAGTATTAAGTTTAatggtatttttaaataaaatttcattaaataatagagTTAATAAAATGACAAGTCAAAATTTAGCTACAGTATTTGCACCAAACATTTTAAGACCACAAAAAGAaactttaaatcaaattatggAAGATTCTGCTTATGTAACTAGTATTATAAAAACTTTTGTTGatgaaatttcttttatatcAAAA caatcaAATCAtttatcaacatcaattgatgatataCCATCGGTATCATTACCAAAATCACCATCAAATTATTCAGTGTCATCAGGAGGTGATTCAGTATCATCATTAGAGGAAGAGAATTTATATGCTACAGCTTTATATCCATATCAAGCAAGTGGACAATGGCatttaccatttaaaaaGGATGAcaaaattgtattattagaTATTAAATCAGAGGAAGGTTGGTTAAAGGGTGAATTAAATGGAAAGATTGGTTATTTCCCAGCATCATATGTAGAGATTATTGCAATTCCACCACCAGTTGGTACACCACAAACTTTAATTCCAATTCCAGATTTTGATTCACAACAAGATCTTTCAACAATTTCTTCACCAATTTTATCATCAAGTACAACTTCAAGTtcttcttcaatttcaacTGATAGTAATTtaagtagtaataataataataataataataataacaacaataatagtacaccaattttatcatcaacttcaactacaacaacaactactacaacaattaataataataattcaaataatacatTTCAACCAATTTCTGTATCAAAgtcttcatcattttcaaaatcaaccaTTTCAACTAATCcatcatcaaaatcaagttcaaatttattaatttcaaatccaCCACCAGTTAATAAATCGACGACAACagcaacatcatcatcaccagaTATAACTAAAATAATAGGTGCACcaccaaataaattaacagcaccaccaccacttgtACCACCAACTTTTAcagcaccaccaccactttcAGCTCCACCACCATTAATTTCACCAACTAGTACATTAACATCATCTTCAAATACAGCATTTACAGCACCACCAACAACTTCAACGACAAATGGAGGTAATAGTCCATCAGGTAGTTCATTAAATATAGGTGGTGgcggtaataatagtagagCAGGGTCATTCCTTCAATCAAATATAGGTGGAGGTGGTAGTAATACTACATCACCAGATTTAAGTAAAATTATGtcaacaacaccaaaacTTTCATTTAGTAGTGGTATTATGATGCCACCGTCATTAGgtataccaccaccattattaccatcaaAATTTTTAGGTAACCTTTcaagtagtagtggtaatatttcaccaccaattagtaatagtggtggtagtagaaATGGTTCATTTTTAgattcaccaccaccaccaccaccattatcaattCCACCAACTCCTCTTCAAAatataccaccaccattacaaAATATACCGCCACCAATAACAACACCAActaaaacaacaaccaccactgTAAGATCAAattcaccatcattattaccaatcGATTTAGCaaatttaccaccaccaccattttcACCATGTTCACCTGAACCAccacaaattcaaaatttaaatataaataccgatttaccaccacctccaccaccaccaaattttattgataatgcaactaccacaacaacaacaacagatgatgaagatagtaataatagtaatttaaatatatataatttaccaccaccaatatttaatattggtgatattgattttaaaaattttgaaaatggtgaatTAGCACCAATGGATATTAGTTTtataccattaccaccaccattaccagCGGTTGTACCAGCAAatataccaccaccaccacctccaccacctAAAAAATTAGATCGTAAAGATTCATATATTCATAAGAAAAAGATGTCACAAGAGAAAgagaatgaaattaaaaagaagaGAAGAGAAAGAGCCGAAGAAACTTTAACAACCGAACAAACCTATGTAAAACAATTAACTGTAGTATACGATAACTTTATAGAACCATATAAAAAGACTCAAAAATGTCATGGTTTAACAGGTGAAGAATTTATggatattttcaattgtctTGAGGTGATTCTATCAAGtcataaaacaaatttactTAAACCAATTGAAGATAGAATGTTAGTATGGGATAGTAAACCTCAAATGGGTgatatctttttaaataatacttCATTCATTAAATTGTATAAACATTATGTAAACAACTATGATAAATCAATTCGTACATTGAAACAATGTAAAGAGAAATACGATGGTTTTAAAACATATATGGCCTCTTTGGATTATAGTGAAAAACTTTCAAATCTATCATTGGAGTCTTTCTTAATTCTTCCAATCCAACGTTTACCACGTTATGTTATGTTGTTGCAAGATCTTTTGAAATATACAGCCAATGATCATGAGGATTTCAATCAACTTTGTGAAGCACTTTCAACCATTAAAGATTTAACCGAATCAATTAACACCAAAAAATCAGAGGAAGACAATAATACTAAAATCTTACAAGTTCAAGAACAAATCAAAGATATGCCACCAAATACAATGACACTTCGTAAGAGATTCGTCACAGAGGGTGCATTAACTttgaaaaaagataaatattaTGTATTCCTATTCACTGATGCTATGATTCTCACTAAACCTGgtaaagagaaaaagaaatttaaaaatattattaaccTTTCAACCGCTTCATTAAATACAACCGATGAACAAAATGTATTAAAAGTTATAAGTCAAGAAGGTACTTTTAAATTCTCAACTGATAATCCAGCTGAACGTGAACATTGGgttaaagatattaaagaTGCAATTGATACAGCTAGACAAGATTTAATTCAAACTGCATTTGGTGAATCAACCACTCTCAATGAGGGTAGTAAAGGTTTTAATAAGATTCAAGATGAAAAGAATATgttaaagaaacaaaaattaGCTCAAGAATTAGCATTGAGTGAGGAGGAGTATGTCGATTCCCTAACTTATATTTACAATGTTTTCTtacaaccaattaaaaaatcaatcgATACTCCAAATCAATTGGTAAGCTATCAAGAAAACTTGGAAATCAGTAGTAATTTTGAAACACTTTTCTCTTGTCATAAAACTTTCCTCATCGCTTTGAAAGAACGTATCGCCGAATGGGATTCTAAACCACTCATGAGTGATATCTTTATGGAGAAAGCTGGTTTCTTAAAATTGTACAATTATTACGTTCAAAATCATACTCGTTCACTTCAAGTCTTGGAACATTGCATTGAAAAGTATCCTTTGTTTGCAATTCATCTCAAACGTATCGAATCCGATCAAAATACCGAACTTAAAGTATTGTTAGCTCAACCATTACGTAGAGTCTCTAAATACTATTTGGTCCTTCGTGAAATTCTTCAATACACTCGTCCAAAACATGATGATTACGATGCTTTAAATCGTGTAGTAGCTAATCTAAAAGATCAAACCGATAAATTTAATGCAAATTCAACCTCTCAAATGTCTGCTGAAGCTGGTTCAAAATCACCTTCccaaaaatataaaactattaaattaaCTAAAAATTCTAAACAACCTTCACAATtctttgtttaa
- the naglu gene encoding hypothetical protein, giving the protein MLKINKSKFGFLIFLTFLVINFSKSIQFNNQINFNDNGNEILNNIEDQRFNNVLLDLHMERDYKDGNKQISTVYGLIERLFNFEMTLFFKLKIEESEWMTGEYYEISTESVENEDSSKNITFVTIRADSGVNLAMGLQYYLKYYCFCSYTWSGDQCSITSYSQLPAVTEGSVSIPVISAYRYYMNVCTFGYSTTWWNWSRWEREIDWMALNGYNLPLAFVGQEYIWYRVFSELGLSFDQISTWLTGPAFLPWNRMGNVNGWGGPITLDWLEKQRDLQIKILERMRQYGMKPVLPGFAGHIPGAIQQLFPQANISVLSTWCNFNGTFYLESTDPLFAKITTMFIGELIDVFGTDHFYNFDPFNELEPPSNDTDYLRQTSQSMYENVLLADPKAVWVLQGWFIVDAPEFWQAKQTEAWFSGVPIGGVLVLDLWSDVIPGWTTTNYYYGHYWVWCMLHNFGGRSGMYGRLPWISSNPITARGLSPNMVGIGLTPEAIEQNVVVYDMMSEMSWRSVQPNLTEWVTQYTHRRYGKLVPEIVDVWISLVNTVFNATAATARANMGAPESFIALRPQLTFGNNSFYNPNILYNAWNVFSMVDDEYVISTETFEFDISEFTMQSLSNYFMDQYFLLIEAFNASDVQTLSTISIELLDIINYMDEIASTQSSLQLGLWTYRARLWAYPTNDIPTLQNSSNSNTAPYEFNARNVLTLWGPSNSVLHDYAFKLWSGLVSDFYSPRWQLFLKSLVQSVENRKPFNKESFNRMVENLEEQWVVQQTIYPTVPVGQAYNTSKYIQTHLKINF; this is encoded by the coding sequence atgttaaaaattaataaatccaaatttggatttttaatatttttaacatttttagtaataaatttttcaaaatcaattcaatttaataatcaaattaattttaatgataatggtaatgaaattttaaataatattgaagatcaaagatttaataatgttttattaGATTTACATATGGAAAGAGATTATAAAGATggtaataaacaaatttcaaCAGTTTATGGGCTAATtgaaagattatttaattttgaaatgacattattctttaaattaaagATTGAAGAATCCGAATGGATGACTGGTGAATATTATGAAATTTCAACGGAATCagttgaaaatgaagattCCTCAAAAAATATAACATTTGTAACGATTAGGGCAGATTCCGGTGTGAATTTAGCCATGGGtttacaatattatttaaagtattATTGCTTCTGTAGTTACACATGGTCCGGTGACCAATGTTCAATCACAAGTTATAGCCAATTACCAGCGGTAACAGAGGGTAGTGTATCGATACCAGTGATATCAGCCTATAGATATTACATGAATGTGTGCACATTTGGGTACAGTACCACATGGTGGAATTGGAGTAGATGGGAGCGTGAGATCGACTGGATGGCTTTGAACGGCTATAATCTACCATTAGCATTCGTTGGCCAGGAGTATATCTGGTATCGTGTTTTCAGTGAGCTCGGTTTAAGCTTTGACCAAATAAGCACCTGGTTAACAGGTCCAGCATTTTTACCATGGAATAGAATGGGTAATGTAAATGGCTGGGGTGGGCCAATTACATTGGATTGGTTAGAGAAACAAAGGgatttacaaattaaaatattggaGCGTATGAGACAGTATGGTATGAAACCGGTGTTGCCAGGATTCGCCGGTCATATACCAGGCGCAATTCAGCAACTCTTCCCACAAGCAAACATTAGTGTTTTATCAACATGGTGTAATTTCAATGGTACATTCTACTTGGAGTCAACAGACCCTCTATTCGCCAAAATCACCACCATGTTCATCGGAGAGTTGATTGATGTATTTGGAACTGACCATTTCTACAATTTCGACCCATTCAATGAATTGGAGCCACCATCAAATGATACAGATTATTTAAGACAAACTTCGCAATCAATGTATGAAAATGTGTTATTAGCCGATCCAAAAGCAGTTTGGGTATTACAAGGCTGGTTCATTGTTGATGCTCCAGAATTCTGGCAAGCAAAACAAACAGAAGCATGGTTCTCTGGTGTACCAATTGGTGGTGTGTTAGTATTGGATCTTTGGTCTGATGTAATACCAGGTTGGACAACTACAAACTACTACTACGGTCATTATTGGGTTTGGTGTATGCTACATAATTTCGGTGGCAGAAGCGGAATGTATGGACGTTTACCATGGATTTCCAGCAACCCCATTACAGCCCGTGGCTTGTCACCAAACATGGTTGGCATTGGTTTAACACCAGAGGCAATTGAACAAAATGTGGTGGTATATGATATGATGAGTGAAATGTCTTGGAGATCGGTGCAACCTAATCTAACAGAATGGGTCACACAATACACTCATAGAAGATATGGTAAATTGGTTCCAGAGATTGTCGACGTGTGGATTAGTTTGGTCAACACTGTTTTCAATGCCACGGCTGCAACTGCTCGTGCAAATATGGGAGCACCTGAAAGCTTTATTGCATTAAGACCACAATTAACATTTGGCAATAATTCATTCTACAATCCAAATATACTCTACAATGCATGGAACGTCTTTTCAATGGTGGATGATGAATATGTAATTTCCACGGAAACATTCGAATTTGACATATCAGAATTCACAATGCAATCTTTAAGTAACTACTTCATGGACCAATACTTCCTATTGATTGAAGCATTCAATGCCTCTGATGTGCAAACATTGTCAACTATTTCAATCGAGTTGTTGGATATCATCAACTACATGGATGAAATTGCAAGTACGCAAAGTTCTCTTCAATTGGGGTTATGGACATACCGTGCTAGATTATGGGCCTACCCAACCAACGATATCCCAACCCTTCAAAATAGTAGTAACTCAAATACCGCACCATACGAATTCAATGCTCGTAATGTCTTAACTTTATGGGGTCCTTCAAATTCTGTACTCCATGATTACGCTTTCAAACTATGGAGTGGTTTAGTAAGTGATTTCTATTCACCACGTTGGCAACTCTTTTTAAAGTCATTAGTGCAATCTGTTGAAAATCGTAAACCATTCAATAAGGAATCATTCAATAGAATGGTTGAAAATTTAGAAGAACAATGGGTAGTTCAACAAACAATTTATCCAACAGTTCCAGTTGGTCAAGCATATAATACTTCAAAATATATTCAAacacatttaaaaattaatttttaa